In the genome of Streptomyces violaceoruber, the window TGGCTCAGGGCTGGCGTCCGCGGTGGCGCGAGGACGCCGTCGCCTTCTTCGAGCTGCTGCCGCGGTGGAGCGTCGAACGCTCCGCCTGACACCTGTTCCCCACATCGCTCAAAGGGGTATTCGGGATCTTCCGCCCCGTTCGTCCGGTCATGCTCTGACCGGGCGCGCAGTGGACCGGGCGCGTCCGTGACCACGTGAGCGACTGGGGCGGAAGAATGACGCATTCGAGACGACAGGGACCGGGCGGGGACGACCGGGCGCTGCTGCTGGTCGCCGGGTTCGCCGACCTGGCGGTGAGCACGATCGGCTCGGCGGTGGGCGGGCTGCGCGGGCTCCTGGGCCGCTCGGACACCACCGACCTGGTACGGGAGGCGGAGCAGGACCTCCAGGCCCGGGGCAGGCTGGCCCTGGACCGGTGCGCTCATGTGCCGCCCGCCCACCTGGAGGTTCTCGCCCAGCAGGTGGAGGCCCGCCGGGCAGCCGAAGACGGCGATGTCTGACCGCTGGGACCAGACGGGCCTCAAAACCCGCGTCGACGGGGTCCTGCGGAGCTTCCTGGACGAGGAGGCCGCCCACCTGGCGGCGGTCGACGCGGCCCTCGCGCCCGTGGCCGACCAGCTGCGGAAGGCGGCCGGACACGGCAAACGGCTGCGGGCGGCCTTCTGCTACTGGGGCTGGCGGGCGGCCGGACAGCCCGAGAGCGACGCGCTCGTACGGGCGGCGGCCTCCATGGAACTGGTGCACGCCGCCGCGGTCGTCCACGACGACCTCATCGACGACAGCCGCCTGCGCCACGGCCTGCCCACCGCCCACGTCGCCCTGGAAGCCGTACTCGCCCGGGACGGCCGCCCCGACGCCCGCACGGCGGCGCGGTCCCTGGCCATGCTGGTGGGCGATCAGCTGATGGTCCTCGCCGGCCTCCTGTTCACCACCAGCGGTCTGCCGGCCGCCTATCTCGCCCGCGCCCGCGACCTGTGGGTCGTGCTCGCCCGTGAACTCGTCGCCGGCGAGTGCCTGGAGATCCTGCACACCGGTGGACCCCCGGACACCGGGACCTCCCTGAAGGTCGTCCGCTACAAGACCGCCAAGTACACCGTCGAGCACCCCCTGCTCATCGGCGGCCTGCTGGCCGGCGCCGCCCCCGCGCTGCGGGACACCTACCGGGCCTACGCACTGCCGCTCGGGGAGGCCTTCCAGCTGCGCGACGACCTGCTCGGCCTGTTCGGGGACCCGGAACGGACCGGGAAGGCGAGTCTGGACGACCTGCGCGCCCACCGGCCCACCGCACTGCTGGCCGAGACCTGGAAGGCCGCCGACGCGTCCCAACGGCAGTGGCTGCGCCGCCTGCTGGGCCGCGACGACCTGGACGCGACCCACCTGCACGACGTGCGCCGGCTCATGCGGGAGCTGAACGCGCCGCAACGGGTCGAGCAGATGATCGCCGACCGTGTGGAGCGGGCCACCCGGGCCCTGGACGGCGCCGGGACACCACCGCACGCGCGCCGGGCCCTGCGCGAACTCGCCCAGCAGGCCACCGACCGCACGCACTGACGAGGAGACCGCGATGCCCCACACCGAGAAGTCGATGGACGCCCTGCGCCGCAGCGGTGACGAACTGGCCGACGCGGTCGTCGCCACCCTCTTCGAGCGCGGCGAGGTCGGCACGTTCAACGCACTGATGCGCTACGTCTCCACCACCGGCCAGGACCTCCCGGACGGCCTCCCCGGCGTCGCCCGGGAGTACCTGCGGGTGACCGGCACCCCGCCCGACTGGGTGGACTGGGCCGAGATGGAGAGGGCCCGCCTGTTCTTCATCGACAACAACGTGCACATCTCCACCGCGCTGTCGTTCGCGTCGATGCCCGCCTGCTACCTGGTCCCGCACGTGGCCCGGTTGCTGTCGGCCACCCACGGCCTGAACTATCCCTCCAAACGCATGGCCGAGACCGGCCAGTTCACCGTCTACCTCATGCGGCCCGACGCCTTCGAGTCCGGCGGACGCTTCGTCCCGGCCGCCCAGAAGGTACGTCTGCTGCACGCCGCCATCCGCCACCACCTGAAGCGGGAGGACCGCTGGGACACGGACACCCTCGGCGTCCCCATCTGCCAGGAGGACATGATCGGCGGGCAGATGTTCTTCTCCCTGCTGGTCCTGGACAGCCTGCACCGACTCGGCATCCACATGTCCGCCGAGGGCGCGGACGCCTACTACTACGCCTGGCGCGTCGTCGGCGCCATGCTCGGCGTCGACCAGGCGGCCGTCCCCGCCACGCTCGACGAGGCACGCCGGTTCCTCGACCTGTACATGCTGCGTCACATGGGCCCCTCCGAGGAGGGCGCCCACCTGACGAGGCAACTGATCGACCTCTACGAGGAAGTCGTCCCCGGCACCCTCTTCGACCCGGTCGTCTCCGCGTTGATCCGCTACCTCGTCGGCGACACGTGCGCCGACTGGCTGGACGTGCCCCGCACCACCTGGGACACCCTGGTCAAGGCCGCCCCGCACCTGCTCGGCGTCCTGGAGACGATTGAGGACCGCTCTCCGCTGGGCGCGTGGGCCCTGGACCGGCTCGGCCACCTCACCACGGCACTCGAACTGTCCTCCCTCACCCGCGGACGCGTCATGCACTACGCCATCCCCGAGCAGCTGAGGAAGGAGTACGGCGTCTCCGGCGCCGCCGCCCGCACCCGCCGCTGGACCCCGCCGCCCCCGACCGTCTCCTGAGCCGCCGCACCCGCCGGTCCGTCGGCACCGTCGGCTGTCAGTGGGACCTCGTACGGTGTGATCAGTGGAACCCGCGGAACACGCCGCGGGACCGACCGGGGAGAGGTCTGCCATGTCGAGGACGTACCTGGAGCTGTCGCAGGACGACGGGAGCGCGCACAAGTTCTACGAAGTCACCGTCCAGGGACAGGTCGTGACGGTGCGCTACGGCCGGATCGGCGCGGCAGGACAGACCCAGACGTCGACCTTCCCCACCGCGCAGAAGGCCGAGGCGGCGGCCGCCAAGAAGATAGGCGAGAAGGTGCGCAAGGGCTACGAGGCCGCCGTGCAGGGACAGCGCGCGCCCCGCGCGGTCAGCCGCCGGCAGGTGGCCTCCGCACCGTCCACCGCCCGCGCGGTCGCACCGGTCCTGTGGCGGTTCCGCACCGGCTCCGCGGCCTTCGGCATCCACATCGACGAGGACCGGTGCTGGGTGGGCAACCAGGCGGGCGACGTCTACACCCTCGCCCACGGCGGCGAGGTCCTCGCCCGCTACCAGCTGCCGGACGGCGTCAAGTGCCTGGTCGCCGACGACTTCTGGATCTACGCCGGCTGCGACGACGGCCGGGTCTACGACCTGTCGTCCAAACTGCCGTTTGCCGCCTACGACATCGCGGCCGACGTGGACATCTTCTGGCTCGACATCCACGAGGGCGTGCTGAACGTCGCGGACCGCGCCGGACGGCTCACCGTGATCGACCACGAGGACGAACACCAGTGGTCCCGCGGCGGACGCGGTGAGCACGCGTGGATGGTGCGCGCCGACGACCGGGCCGTCTACCACGGGCACACCCGCGGCGTGACCGCCCACTCCCCGGACGGCGGCGTCGAGTTGTGGCACACGCCCACCCAGGGAGCCGTGCTCTTCGGCTGGCAGGAGGACGACGCGGTCTACGCGGGAACGGCGCGGCACACGGTCCAGCGGCTGTCCAAGGCCACCGGTGGCATCGAGGCGACGTACCACTGCGACAGCCCGGTGTACTCGTGCGCCACTTCTCCCGGCGGCCGGTTCGTCTTCGCCGGCGACTCCGCGTCCTCGGTGTACTGCTTCGACCGGGATGGCACCCGGCTGTGGAAGCTGGGCACGGGCGGCGGCTCCGCCCTGTCCATGCAGTACCGCGACGAGCGGCTGTTCCTCGTCACCACCGACGGCTCCCTGGTGTGCGTGGACGCGAGCGAGGCGGCGGTCACGGCGGCGCAGCAGGGCTCGGTGCCCGTCGTCCGGGACGTGAAGCTCGCGGCCACCCTGCCGACGTACGCGCCCGCCACCGCCGCCACCGCCGTGACGACCGTGACCGTGGCGCCCGCGGGCTCCGTCGTGGTCGAGTGCGTCCAGGAGAACGGCCGTACCCGGATCCATGTGGTGACGGAAGGGTACGACCGATCGTGGAACGTCCAGTTCCCGAGGGCGATCCGGGAGCCGGGCGCGCGCTACGTGGTCGATGCGCTGCACGCCGCGTCGGGCGGCTTCTACCGGGTGCGCGGTGACATCAGGCGACTGCGGTGACGGCGCGGGGCCGCGTCGGGCGATCGGGGCCGCCCGTCATGAGGCGCTGCGCAGCGCGCGGTTGCGGCGCACGGAGGACCAGAAGGAGGCGCCGATGAGCACGACGCCGACGAGGCCGGTGACGATCTCGTTGATCTCGTACTGGATGGTGACGAGGAGGATCAGCGACAGGGCGCCGATGGCGTAGTGGGCGCCGTGCTCCAGGTAGACGTAGTCGTCGAGGGTGCCCTGGCGGACCAGGTAGACCGTGAGCGACCGGACGTACATGGCGCCGATGCCCAGGCCGAGGGCCATCAGGACGATGTCGTTGGTGATGGCGAAGGCGCCGATGACACCGTCGAAGGAGAAGGAGGCGTCCAGGACCTCCAGGTAGAGGAACATGAAGAACGCCGCCTTGCCCGCCAGCTTGACGGGGGAACCGGGCCGCCCCGCCCGTTCCGCGTCCTTCTCCGCCCTCTTCTCCGCCTCCTGTTCGCGCTCCTC includes:
- a CDS encoding polyprenyl synthetase family protein produces the protein MSDRWDQTGLKTRVDGVLRSFLDEEAAHLAAVDAALAPVADQLRKAAGHGKRLRAAFCYWGWRAAGQPESDALVRAAASMELVHAAAVVHDDLIDDSRLRHGLPTAHVALEAVLARDGRPDARTAARSLAMLVGDQLMVLAGLLFTTSGLPAAYLARARDLWVVLARELVAGECLEILHTGGPPDTGTSLKVVRYKTAKYTVEHPLLIGGLLAGAAPALRDTYRAYALPLGEAFQLRDDLLGLFGDPERTGKASLDDLRAHRPTALLAETWKAADASQRQWLRRLLGRDDLDATHLHDVRRLMRELNAPQRVEQMIADRVERATRALDGAGTPPHARRALRELAQQATDRTH
- a CDS encoding polyprenyl synthetase; the protein is MTHSRRQGPGGDDRALLLVAGFADLAVSTIGSAVGGLRGLLGRSDTTDLVREAEQDLQARGRLALDRCAHVPPAHLEVLAQQVEARRAAEDGDV
- a CDS encoding oxygenase MpaB family protein — protein: MPHTEKSMDALRRSGDELADAVVATLFERGEVGTFNALMRYVSTTGQDLPDGLPGVAREYLRVTGTPPDWVDWAEMERARLFFIDNNVHISTALSFASMPACYLVPHVARLLSATHGLNYPSKRMAETGQFTVYLMRPDAFESGGRFVPAAQKVRLLHAAIRHHLKREDRWDTDTLGVPICQEDMIGGQMFFSLLVLDSLHRLGIHMSAEGADAYYYAWRVVGAMLGVDQAAVPATLDEARRFLDLYMLRHMGPSEEGAHLTRQLIDLYEEVVPGTLFDPVVSALIRYLVGDTCADWLDVPRTTWDTLVKAAPHLLGVLETIEDRSPLGAWALDRLGHLTTALELSSLTRGRVMHYAIPEQLRKEYGVSGAAARTRRWTPPPPTVS
- a CDS encoding WGR domain-containing protein, with the translated sequence MSRTYLELSQDDGSAHKFYEVTVQGQVVTVRYGRIGAAGQTQTSTFPTAQKAEAAAAKKIGEKVRKGYEAAVQGQRAPRAVSRRQVASAPSTARAVAPVLWRFRTGSAAFGIHIDEDRCWVGNQAGDVYTLAHGGEVLARYQLPDGVKCLVADDFWIYAGCDDGRVYDLSSKLPFAAYDIAADVDIFWLDIHEGVLNVADRAGRLTVIDHEDEHQWSRGGRGEHAWMVRADDRAVYHGHTRGVTAHSPDGGVELWHTPTQGAVLFGWQEDDAVYAGTARHTVQRLSKATGGIEATYHCDSPVYSCATSPGGRFVFAGDSASSVYCFDRDGTRLWKLGTGGGSALSMQYRDERLFLVTTDGSLVCVDASEAAVTAAQQGSVPVVRDVKLAATLPTYAPATAATAVTTVTVAPAGSVVVECVQENGRTRIHVVTEGYDRSWNVQFPRAIREPGARYVVDALHAASGGFYRVRGDIRRLR